In Alcaligenes faecalis, the sequence CGCAAGTGGTTCGGAAGAGTTCGATTTGCGCGAAGCCATGCAGGAGACCGAGGGGCCAATCAGTATTCATATTCCCGGTCTGCCTGAAATGCCTTCTGCCTTGCCAGTGGTGCCCTAGGGCCTGTTAACAGGCCTGACGGCCCAGGTGTTTGGGCTGTGCTTTTTGTTTTGTTGTTCTAAGCCATAACCAGGAAGGAAGTGTTCATGAGCTCCGGCGTAGATCTGAGTCAGTTTTACGAAACCTTTTTCGATGAAGCCGATGAGTTGCTGGCGGACATGGAGCGCTTGCTGCTGGAGCTGGATCTGGACGAGCCTGATCGCGATCAGCTCAATGCCATCTTCCGGGCCGCGCACTCGATCAAGGGCGGTGCAGGCACGTTTGGGTGCTTTGGCCAGTTGGCTGAGACCACCCACTTACTCGAAAATCTGCTCGATCTGGTCCGTAATGGCGAGATGCAATTGCGCAAGGACATGATTGACCTCTTTCTGGAAACCAAGGACGTGCTAACGGGACAAGTCAATGCCTACCGCGAGGAACAGGAGCCTGACGAGGAAGCCTACACCCGCATCTGCGCGCAATTAAGGCAACTGGCCCTGGAACAAAAGGGCATTCTGGCGACGGACACGAAAGGAACCGAAGCGATCCTGCAAGCCGAACCGGAACCCGAGCCGGAACCGGCCGCCAATACGGATGGCTTGCCACTGTGGGTGTCCATGGGGCCTGTGTCGGATAAAGATGCCGAGGCCTTGCAACAGGAAATGGAGTTGATGGGCAACATCGTTCATCAAACCCGCGAAGGTGATCGCCTGGATATCTGGGTGGAAACCACGGGTTCGGCTGACGATATTCTGGCCGTGTGCTGCTTCATTCTGAATGCTGATCAGGTGTCGGTAAAACCGGCCGCAGCGCCAGGACAAGCGGTCGCTCCAGCAGCTGCTCCCGCCACTGCCGTCGCCTCGGTTCCCGCCGCAGTGGCTGCCGAGCCTGCAGCCCCCGTCGCTGCACCGGCTGCTCCGGCTCCCGCTCCTGTTGCCGCTGAACCAGAAAAAACCGAAGCACCTGCGCCTGCTGCCGCTCCCAAAGCTGCTGACAAACCAGCCAAGGCCGCCGCTCCCAAAGAGTCGGGCACGATCCGTGTGGGCGTGGAGAAAGTCGACCAGATCATCAACCTGGTGGGCGAGCTGGTAATTACACAAGCCATGCTGGTGCAAACCGCCTCGACGCTGGACCCGGTTGTACACGATCGCCTGCTGAACGGTATCGAGCAGTTGGAGCGCAATGCACGCGACCTGCAAGAGTCCGTGATGTCCATCCGCA encodes:
- the cheA gene encoding chemotaxis protein CheA; translated protein: MSSGVDLSQFYETFFDEADELLADMERLLLELDLDEPDRDQLNAIFRAAHSIKGGAGTFGCFGQLAETTHLLENLLDLVRNGEMQLRKDMIDLFLETKDVLTGQVNAYREEQEPDEEAYTRICAQLRQLALEQKGILATDTKGTEAILQAEPEPEPEPAANTDGLPLWVSMGPVSDKDAEALQQEMELMGNIVHQTREGDRLDIWVETTGSADDILAVCCFILNADQVSVKPAAAPGQAVAPAAAPATAVASVPAAVAAEPAAPVAAPAAPAPAPVAAEPEKTEAPAPAAAPKAADKPAKAAAPKESGTIRVGVEKVDQIINLVGELVITQAMLVQTASTLDPVVHDRLLNGIEQLERNARDLQESVMSIRMMPMDYVFSRFPRVVRESAARMDKKIRLVTKGQATELDKSLIERIIDPLTHLVRNSIDHGIEMPEDRLAAGKEEEGVLTLSAQHQGGHIIIEVVDDGAGLNRERILKKAMSSGLPVTESMPDDEVWQLIFAPGFSTADKVTEISGRGVGMDVVRRNIQSMGGHVQLYSRAGKGTTTRIVLPLTLAILDGMSVQVGNEVFILPLAHVTESMQPTEEQLRRVSDTDHVMFVRGEYLPLISLRDIFSVDGAETDVTRAIAVILQAEDMRFALLVDHLIGQHQVVVKNLEANYRKIPGISAATILGDGSVALIVDVFALQRLARDPASTWA